CTTCTTCACCATCTCTGTAACATCCCTGCCCACAGTCTCCCAGAAATGTTGGTAGAAGTAAGCACTCATGCCATCGGGACCAGGACATTTTTGAGGATTTGTCTCAAAAACGGCTCGTTTCACTTCCTCCAGAGTTACCTCCTGTAGGAGCTCCTCATTTTGGTCCTGAGAAACCTTTGGGGGCATATTCTCCCACTCCTGCAAGCTGATGCCTACATCTTCTGAAGAAAAAAAGGGTCTTGAAGTAACCCTCCGCCACTCTCCCCAGGTCCCCCTCTTCAAACCATTCCTTTCCATCTGCATCCACCAGGCTATGAATCTGGTTCTGCGCTCTACGGTTCTTAGTGACTGCATGGAAAAACCGTGTGTTCTGGTCTCTCGCCTTCAGCCAATCCAGCCTACTCTTCTGCCTCCAGAATATTTATTCATTGTAATACTCCTCATTGAGCTCCTGCCTTAGTTGCTTTAGCTCTCCCGGCACATAAAGATTCCTGCGGGAAGCCTCATCCATCCGATGATGGAGCTCTTGTATCCTGATAGCAGAGTTCGGTTTGGCAGTCTTCTTCCATCCTGAGATAGCTTTCCTACAGTTTGCTACTCTCTGCATTAAGCTCACCTGTCCTGCTTCTCTACCGCACCAGCTGCTCGTCACAGTGGTTGAGAAACCTTCCTTCTTGATCCACCGCTGATCATATCTGAACATAGGTCGCTTTCTCCACTCCACTCCATCAAGAAAGTTCATAACCGGGCTATGGTCAGAGCAGCCTTTACTGAGGTAGCGCGCTGAAGCTGACGGGAAAAGGTGAAGCCACTCCTGATTTGCCAATGATCTGTCAAGCCTGCATTGTACCAGATCATTGTTCCTAACCCCATGCCAGGAAAGCTTGTAGCTCTTGTGTTGGATTTCCCAGAGGCCGCAGTCCGACATCATCTGCCTAAACTCTGCTCCTTCTACATCGCTCCTAAGAGCTCCACCAAGTTTCTCTGATTGGTCCACTATTTCGTTGAAGTCGCCGGTTAAAAACCAAGGCGCATCTCTGTTAACTCCTATTCTGGTGAGTCTCTCCCACACCCCACTTCGATTTCCTTTCACTGGCTCTCCGTATACACCTGTGAGGAAGAAAGATTTATCCTTCCAGGTGACCTTTAGATCAATTAGCCGCCTGTGCGGCTTGTAAGATCTCCACTTTACATGCCTCTTTCCATAGGACGGCTAATCCTCCACTTCTACCAATTGGTTCCACTGTTCTAAGATCATGAAATCCAAGCTTTACCATGATCTCTTCCATATACCATCTTCTGTTCTTTGTCTCACTGAGGAATATTATATCAGGAGAATACACCCGGTGTATCTCCTGCAGCTGACGAACTGTCGGGGTATTCCCCAGCCCCAGACAGTTCCAGCTCAATATCCTCTTAAATGGCTCGAAGGGTTGGAATTACCCATCAACCCTTCTTCCACAATTTTTCCACTCCCTAGCACTATCCGCTGCGCGGAACGGTTAGGGGTATTGGCTGCCACAGAGGCAGAATGATGTTTCTCACTTGAGCTCCTACTTCCCGAACTTCTTCCTCCAGAACCCTTGCCTTGCGAGCCTAGCCTCTCAAAGACCGACGGGGTTCCTTCTTCTTGGAGTTCTCCAACCTTGGCCTTTTTTGGAATCCTTTCGTCACTTCTGCTAAGCCTCCTTCTCTTAGTACCACTTGGCTCTGCTTCAGTGATTCTTTTTTCCGGAATGGGGCTTGCCTCTTGTTCCCCTAGTCTTTCAAAAACCGATGAGTTTTATTTCTCATTACTTCTCTGTTTTTCAGAGCTATGGCCAGAGTGCGGATGAACGTCTTGTCTTCCTCTAAGCCTATTAAAGACAGATGGA
This genomic stretch from Brassica napus cultivar Da-Ae chromosome C9, Da-Ae, whole genome shotgun sequence harbors:
- the LOC106417168 gene encoding uncharacterized protein LOC106417168, with amino-acid sequence MNRPRKKKESSLLHELKKLELLEEGELVDIPELENEDLIEENSMSIIVRCLNPTVHKVGGLVKALPPIWGMEEVVKGRGVGENKVQFFFQHERDLQHVLTKGPWFVNGWIVSLDRWAPNAGPEFLCRIPFWIRIRGIPVHLLKKEAVEGLIGPLGKVEKVELHAKNSSSVEYIWALVWINTEEPLQFRRIARFKSGEIVPTELEYEKLIKVCFICKRLTHDQIYCPMQEGRETLESGRRTAVKQEGEAAILASSRRQNKESAERRPITKRTPKGGRISRSEQSPRRAVSTRKRSEAERKGKNVVGSSSQVWQPKSSQSLPTKQVGGSRSTEESSAVPRTRSDSQGPMTKGASSGAREQEASPIPEKRITEAEPSGTKRRRLSRSDERIPKKAKVGELQEEGTPSVFERLGSQGKGSGGRSSGSRSSSEKHHSASVAANTPNRSAQRIVLGSGKIVEEGLMVRQLQEIHRVYSPDIIFLSETKNRRWYMEEIMVKLGFHDLRTVEPIGRSGGLAVLWKEACVYGEPVKGNRSGVWERLTRIGVNRDAPWFLTGDFNEIVDQSEKLGGALRSDVEGAEFRQMMSDCGLWEIQHKSYKLSWHGVRNNDLVQCRLDRSLANQEWLHLFPSASARYLSKGCSDHSPVMNFLDGVEWRKRPMFRYDQRWIKKEGFSTTVTSSWCGREAGQVSLMQRVANCRKAISGWKKTAKPNSAIRIQELHHRMDEASRRNLYVPGELKQLRQELNEEYYNE